From the genome of Brachyhypopomus gauderio isolate BG-103 chromosome 20, BGAUD_0.2, whole genome shotgun sequence, one region includes:
- the LOC143484307 gene encoding FERM and PDZ domain-containing protein 4-like isoform X1 has protein sequence MDVFGFSKMGKLSGHKNKSAGWPPPAGSWAGLQGAPYGWDVAPARDARDCSSDHVSHSSSLEEVRVDGGQAPPPAPPPVPRHVEMRRDPVLGFGFVAGSEKPVVVRSVTPGGPSEGKLIPGDEIIMINEETVASVPRERVIDLVRSCKESILLTVVQPYPSPKSAFISAAKKAKLKSNPVKVRFAEEVIINGQVPDTVKDNSLLFMPNVLKVYLENGQTKSFRFDNSTSIKDVLMTLQEKLSIKSIEHFSLLLEQSGEGSSGRTLLLHEQEMLTQVTQRPGSHKMKCFFRISFVPKDPVDLLRRDVVAFEYLYVQSCNDVVLERFGSEVKYDAALHLAALQMYVLTLATRPTQKVSLKYIHRASGCVSPLCRRKQWGLALFLPPSVLSSMKEKNIKKALTHILKTNQNLMPPGKKLTVLQAKVHYLKYLSELRLYGGGVFKSVLLQGEKQTDVTLLVGPRYGISHVINAKTNLVALLADFSHVNRIEILTEDEVNVRVELHVLDVKPITLIMESSDAMNLACLTAGYYRLLVDSRRSIFNMVHSPGGLEGQDHREVVWPYSTSLGTCEGLDLQASMGSSYQTESYQTESYQTESDCPQAGDERTSSPCASNAPMPRYPVQSGERSPARSRSPTPPPLPPTRLRPQDSPRSAKVSFIFGDPPLHSISPQNLGYQLLMDESPDTIDSPAFTHSSDGSFRTPDGAPFDIRPHVIYSNIGEGEIFDGAEGIEEPLLRDLCYSETPDDVEDEDEASCEEDMAATPGDAEAGPPTTEAMFLTLSGSSDDIIDLTSLPPPEGDEDEDENDADLHSLNMAIAAPPPGFRDSSDEEGTEGKNRQQGSYENDTIPVSLIDAVPTGGEGSGVANLNHAVVDTLQALEALAESEGTTHTQSGNSAGNGISRAFSPESSSDSGNETNSSEMTESSEQVAASRLSENSMQLLVATTEGYQPLNEEKTEFPIAPYTRGPIPKPPRTASRPKEAESTSATVPSTQNLKSSSHNLEMEPERMENKSLRTYLVKAHSSTLLNAGKQLRAPATGGKRQKKVAEHPEKYNTFSGRESNRMSLFDVERTSFCERVRGRQPPLEGASVTSQGAGPLGPGESLAGGNSGLQTRQGEQQCNAGLLSATTTPPDPAHTELRRQEQQVRPPLRQGVARLCEYHLAKRISTLQRASPGSLQSPQRSCPDAVCSRAGSTCVGPGDSILRAPDLPQPLSEPTTSLSLSSRETPHGEPALLKKMLPNALPPGSEPSLSGRPSKIKETTGTAQRSNLLGDLHANHSSVRSLNTKQDTEVYRQLINYLTVSQMHQGNKLHKTGVGSGYKDSRRHVTNNPLLLDIVRHKGNVAARCPCMPSSPSVVLNPSLVWPSLEVNKSPQIYHSATLPAKLKRSPDLHAQRPASSPEMRPNLSERRSSLSGPEGELEPSRDSSRFLSLNRNGIGGVPRVGTDVWLGSRCGTELFVQQTPNDCLCLSNTPSVARTEQPGMLSGGGGDPSAVLPRHVRTCASPTPPPPPAPPPSQPTSPPPPQSNISVNTSQSVPAQNLPLPLKQNHTIAQVSHPSDSNSSSLRRSRELRRSSNSLPTNSGSVEATFEKARATSMGRIQQGNIQASEPQLQRRPTKMRLSKSFSQGSMASHSSCWSISSKDSRGACAVVPKDTKQPKASQKLETSTWSCNGPFSSCFFKRKNQTEEDDGDIEGLRRRDLDEAGLSQDGTYPALETTEEHLYGEVLTNMTFRDRLARVGALKDRTYVFPADFSDVRRDAGELIALVRASVGHHGHRGGSPMQAQELTRYKQLLATDSKELGRACQRVAQAHGGPEEMLLAVACSFRVLCCVSEVCMCLLRGLGTSGAQEQREVIAKIDEVVVNYICLLRAAEAASGSAPGDQSVKALARHSSSMSAIANTLTRSLKTLLSK, from the exons CCACGTGTCCCACAGCAGCTCTCTGGAGGAGGTCCGAGTGGACGGGGGacaggctccgcctccagctCCGCCTCCAGTTCCGCGCCACGTGGAGATGAGGAGGGACCCCGTGCTGGGCTTCGGCTTCGTGGCGGGCAGCGAGAAGCCGGTGGTGGTGCGCTCTGTCACGCCAG GGGGCCCATCAGAAGGAAAACTAATCCCAGGTGATGAGATCATAATGATCAACGAAGAGACTGTTGCTTCAGTACCAAGAGAACGAGTTATTGACCTTGTCAG AAGTTGCAAGGAGTCAATCCTGTTGACTGTTGTTCAACCATACCCA TCTCCCAAATCAGCCTTTATCAGCgcagccaaaaaagccaaactgAAGTCTAACCCTGTCAAAGTGCGCTTCGCCGAGGAGGTCATCATCAACGGACAGGTTCCG GACACGGTGAAGGACAACTCGCTGCTGTTCATGCCAAACGTTCTGAAGGTGTACCTGGAGAACGGGCAGACCAAGTCTTTTCGCTTTGACAACAGCACCTCCATAAAG GATGTCCTGATGACCCTGCAGGAGAAGCTGTCCATCAAGAGCATCGAGCATTTCTCCCTCCTGCTGGAACAGAGCGGCGAGGGCTCGAGCGGCAGGACGCTGCTTCTGCACGAGCAGGAAATGCTCACTCAG GTTACGCAGAGGCCGGGGTCTCATAAGATGAAATGCTttttcagaatcagctttgttccAAAGGATCCAGTGGACCTTCTCAGAAGGGATGTGGTGGCCTTCGAATACCTCTATGTCCAG AGCTGCAACGACGTCGTCCTGGAACGTTTCGGCTCGGAGGTGAAGTACGACGCCGCTCTGCACCTCGCCGCCCTGCAGATGTACGTGCTCACACTTGCCACGCGGCCCACGCAGAAGGTCTCGCTCAAGTACATCCA TCGTGCGTCTGGCTGCGTGTCTCCGCTGTGCCGCAGGAAGCAGTGGGGTTTGGCGCTGTTCCTGCCTCCGTCAGTGCTCTCCAGCATGAAGGAGAAGAACATCAAGAAAGCCCTGACTCACATCCTGAAAACCAATCAGAACCTGATGCCTCCTGGAAAGAAG TTAACCGTTTTGCAAGCAAAGGTTCACTATTTAAAGTACCTTAGTGAACTGAGATTATATGGAGGAGGAGTATTCAAATCTGTCTTACTG CAAGGGGAGAAGCAGACAGATGTTACGTTACTGGTAGGACCAAGATATGGTATCAGTCACGTCATCAATGCCAAGACCAATCTGGTGGCTTTACTGGCAGACTTCAGCCATGTAAATCGCATCGAGATTCTCACAGAAGACGAGGTGAACGTGCGGGTGGAGTTACACGTTTTGGATGTCAAG CCTATTACATTAATAATGGAGTCCAGTGATGCCATGAACCTGGCTTGTCTGACAGCTGGATACTATCGACTTCTTGTGGATTCCAGACGCTCCATCTTCAACATGGTCCACAGTCCTGGAGGACTGGAAG GTCAGGATCATAGAGAAGTCGTCTGGCCGTACAGCACCTCTCTGGGTACCTGTGAAGGTCTGGACCTTCAAGCCAGCATGGGTTCATCTTATCAGACTGAATCTTACCAGACTGAATCTTATCAGACTGAATCAGATTGTCCGCAGGCTGGAGATGAAAGAACAAGCTCTCCTTGTGCCTCAAACGCCCCGATGCCCCGGTATCCAGTCCAAAGTGGAGAAAGGTCACCAGCTAGGAGCAGAagccccacacctccacctcttccACCCACAAGGCTTCGACCGCAGGACTCTCCCAGGAGTGCAAAGGTGTCATTCATATTCGGAGATCCGCCTTTACACAGCATAAGCCCTCAGAACCTCGGCTATCAGCTCCTCATGGACGAGAGTCCCGACACGATAGACAGTCCTGCTTTCACACACAGCAGCGACGGAAGTTTCAGGACTCCTGACGGCGCGCCGTTCGATATCCGGCCGCACGTCATCTACAGCAACATCGGCGAGGGGGAAATCTTCGACGGCGCTGAAGGCATCGAGGAGCCTCTCCTACGTGACCTATGCTACTCCGAGACCCCCGACGACGTGGAGGACGAGGACGAAGCCAGCTGCGAAGAAGACATGGCGGCGACGCCCGGGGACGCGGAGGCGGGGCCGCCCACCACCGAAGCCATGTTCCTTACTCTCTCTGGCTCCAGCGACGACATCATAGACCTGACCTCCCTACCGCCCCCCGAGGGAGACGAGGACGAGGACGAAAATGACGCGGATCTTCACTCCCTCAACATGGCCATCGCCGCACCCCCACCCGGCTTCCGGGACAGCTCGGACGAGGAAGGCACGGAGGGCAAAAACAGGCAGCAGGGCTCCTATGAGAACGACACCATTCCCGTCTCCCTGATTGACGCTGTACCCACAGGTGGAGAGGGCAGCGGGGTCGCAAACCTGAACCATGCTGTTGTTGACACGCTGCAAGCACTAGAAGCACTTGCTGAATCTGAGGggaccactcacacacagtctgGCAACAGCGCAG GTAATGGCATATCAAGAGCTTTCAGTCCAGAGTCCTCGTCAGATTCAGGAAATGAGACCAATTCCTCAGAGATGACAGAGAGTTCAGAACAGGTTGCAGCTAGCAGGCTCTCTGAGAACTCCATGCAGCTTCTTGTGGCCACCACAGAGGGTTATCAGCCCCTTAATGAGGAGAAGACAGAATTCCCCATCGCCCCTTACACTAGAGGGCCCATTCCGAAACCACCACGCACTGCCTCGCGCCCCAAAGAGGCAGAGTCAACATCTGCAACAGTGCCTTCAACGCAAAATCTAAAATCTTCTTCTCACAACCTAGAGATGGAGCCGGAAAGGATGGAGAACAAGTCCTTGAGGACTTACTTGGTCAAAGCTCACTCAAGCACGCTTTTGAACGCTGGCAAACAACTCAGAGCACCAGCAACTGGGGGGAAACGTCAGAAGAAAGTTGCAGAACACCCCGAGAAGTACAACACCTTCAGTGGAAGAGAAAGCAATAGAATGAGTCTGTTTGATGTCGAACGGACGTCTTTCTGCGAAAGGGTTCGAGGACGACAGCCTCCGCTTGAAGGTGCGTCTGTGACGAGTCAGGGTGCAGGGCCTCTTGGCCCAGGAGAGAGTTTAGCAGGTGGTAACAGTGGCCTGCAGACTAGACAAGGAGAGCAGCAGTGTAACGCTGGCCTTCTCTCCGCAACAACGACGCCTCCAGATCCCGCACACACTGAACTCCGCAGGCAGGAGCAGCAAGTCCGTCCACCACTGCGACAGGGCGTGGCGCGCCTGTGCGAGTACCACCTGGCCAAACGGATCTCAACTCTGCAGAGGGCATCTCCGGGTTCCCTGCAAAGTCCTCAGCGCTCCTGTCCGGATGCCGTTTGCAGCAGAGCGGGCAGCACCTGCGTGGGCCCAGGGGACTCGATACTCCGCGCTCCTGACCTCCCGCAACCTCTCTCTGAACCCACCACTTCCCTGTCGCTCTCGTCCAGAGAAACCCCTCACGGTGAACCTGCCCTCCTGAAGAAGATGCTTCCCAACGCACTTCCCCCCGGGTCAGAGCCGTCCCTCAGCGGCCGGCCGTCGAAAATCAAAGAAACCACAGGTACAGCTCAGAGGAGCAACCTTCTCGGTGATCTGCATGCAAACCACAGCAGCGTTAGAAGCCTTAACACAAAGCAGGACACTGAAGTTTACAGGCAGTTGATAAACTATTTAACAGTTAGCCAGATGCACCAGGGGAACAAGCTACATAAGACAGGAGTTGGGAGTGGATACAAGGACAGCAGAAGGCATGTCACAAATAATccactccttttagacatcgttaGACATAAAGGCAACGTTGCTGCTAGATGTCCCTGCATGCCTTCCTCTCCCTCGGTCGTCCTCAACCCAAGCCTAGTGTGGCCCTCTCTAGAAGTGAACAAAAGCCCTCAGATCTACCACTCGGCCACTTTGCCTGCTAAATTGAAGAGGAGTCCTGACTTGCATGCTCAGAGACCCGCCAGCAGTCCTGAAATGAGGCCCAACCTTTCCGAAAGGAGAAGTTCGCTCTCTGGCCCAGAGGGCGAGTTAGAGCCCAGCCGTGACTCCAGCCGGTTCCTGTCTCTGAACAGGAATGGCATCGGAGGCGTACCCCGCGTCGGCACAGATGTCTGGCTCGGGTCACGCTGCGGGACGGAGCTTTTCGTCCAACAGACGCCTAATGAttgtctttgtctctctaacACCCCTAGTGTAGCTCGAACAGAACAACCAGGAATGCtgtcaggaggaggaggagacccgTCTGCTGTTTTACCGAGGCACGTCAGAACCTGTGCAagccccacacctccaccgccACCAGCCCCACCCCCGTCACAGCCAACATCGCCTCCTCCGCCTCAGTCGAATATTTCAGTGAACACCAGCCAGAGTGTCCCAGCACAAAACCTGCCTCTCCCtctcaaacagaaccacacgaTCGCTCAAGTGTCCCATCCGTCTGACTCCAACAGCAGCAGTCTGAGACGGAGCAGAGAGCTCCGACGAAGTTCCAACAGTCTACCCACCAACTCTGGGAGTGTTGAAGCAACGTTTGAGAAAGCAAGAGCCACGTCGATGGGCAGAATCCAGCAGGGGAATATCCAAGCCTCGGAGCCACAGCTGCAGAGAAGACCTACCAAGATGAGGCTGTCGAAAAGCTTCTCGCAAGGCTCCATGGCTTCCCATAGCAGTTGTTGGTCTATAAGCAGTAAAGACAGCAGAGGAGCCTGTGCCGTCGTCCCAAAGGACACTAAGCAGCCGAAGGCCTCGCAGAAGCTGGAGACCAGTACCTGGAGCTGCAATGGTCCATTCAGCTCCTGCTTCTTCAAGAGGAAAAACCAGACTGAGGAGGACGATGGAGACATAGAGGGCTTAAGGAGACGAGACTTGGATGAGGCAGGACTCTCCCAGGATGGCACCTACCCTGCTCTAGAAACAACCGAAGAACATCTGTATGGGGAGGTCCTGACCAACATGACCTTCAGGGACAGACTGGCCCGTGTCGGTGCTCTGAAAGACCGCACGTACGTGTTTCCCGCCGACTTCTCCGATGTTCGGAGGGACGCGGGCGAGCTGATAGCCCTGGTGCGAGCCAGCGTTGGCCATCACGGCCACCGAGGAGGCTCACCGATGCAGGCGCAGGAGTTGACTCGGTACAAGCAGCTGCTGGCCACGGATTCCAAGGAACTGGGCCGGGCGTGCCAGAGGGTGGCCCAGGCCCACGGCGGCCCGGAGGAGATGCTGCTGGCCGTCGCATGCAGCTTCCGGGTGCTCTGCTGTGTGTCTGAGGTCTGTATGTGCCTGCTGCGTGGCCTGGGCACATCGGGGGCTCAAGAGCAGCGGGAGGTCATTGCCAAGATCGATGAGGTTGTCGTGAACTATATCTGCCTGCTCCGTGCCGCAGAGGCAGCCTCGGGAAGCGCCCCGGGGGACCAGAGTGTCAAGGCGCTCGCACGCCACTCCAGCTCCATGTCAGCGATCGCCAACACACTTACTCGCTCTCTTAAAACACTGCTCAGCAAGTAG
- the LOC143484307 gene encoding FERM and PDZ domain-containing protein 4-like isoform X2 encodes MDVFGFSKMGKLSGHKNKSAGWPPPAGSWAGLQGAPYGWDVAPARDARDCSSDHVSHSSSLEEVRVDGGQAPPPAPPPVPRHVEMRRDPVLGFGFVAGSEKPVVVRSVTPGGPSEGKLIPGDEIIMINEETVASVPRERVIDLVRSCKESILLTVVQPYPSPKSAFISAAKKAKLKSNPVKVRFAEEVIINGQVPDTVKDNSLLFMPNVLKVYLENGQTKSFRFDNSTSIKDVLMTLQEKLSIKSIEHFSLLLEQSGEGSSGRTLLLHEQEMLTQVTQRPGSHKMKCFFRISFVPKDPVDLLRRDVVAFEYLYVQSCNDVVLERFGSEVKYDAALHLAALQMYVLTLATRPTQKVSLKYIQKQWGLALFLPPSVLSSMKEKNIKKALTHILKTNQNLMPPGKKLTVLQAKVHYLKYLSELRLYGGGVFKSVLLQGEKQTDVTLLVGPRYGISHVINAKTNLVALLADFSHVNRIEILTEDEVNVRVELHVLDVKPITLIMESSDAMNLACLTAGYYRLLVDSRRSIFNMVHSPGGLEGQDHREVVWPYSTSLGTCEGLDLQASMGSSYQTESYQTESYQTESDCPQAGDERTSSPCASNAPMPRYPVQSGERSPARSRSPTPPPLPPTRLRPQDSPRSAKVSFIFGDPPLHSISPQNLGYQLLMDESPDTIDSPAFTHSSDGSFRTPDGAPFDIRPHVIYSNIGEGEIFDGAEGIEEPLLRDLCYSETPDDVEDEDEASCEEDMAATPGDAEAGPPTTEAMFLTLSGSSDDIIDLTSLPPPEGDEDEDENDADLHSLNMAIAAPPPGFRDSSDEEGTEGKNRQQGSYENDTIPVSLIDAVPTGGEGSGVANLNHAVVDTLQALEALAESEGTTHTQSGNSAGNGISRAFSPESSSDSGNETNSSEMTESSEQVAASRLSENSMQLLVATTEGYQPLNEEKTEFPIAPYTRGPIPKPPRTASRPKEAESTSATVPSTQNLKSSSHNLEMEPERMENKSLRTYLVKAHSSTLLNAGKQLRAPATGGKRQKKVAEHPEKYNTFSGRESNRMSLFDVERTSFCERVRGRQPPLEGASVTSQGAGPLGPGESLAGGNSGLQTRQGEQQCNAGLLSATTTPPDPAHTELRRQEQQVRPPLRQGVARLCEYHLAKRISTLQRASPGSLQSPQRSCPDAVCSRAGSTCVGPGDSILRAPDLPQPLSEPTTSLSLSSRETPHGEPALLKKMLPNALPPGSEPSLSGRPSKIKETTGTAQRSNLLGDLHANHSSVRSLNTKQDTEVYRQLINYLTVSQMHQGNKLHKTGVGSGYKDSRRHVTNNPLLLDIVRHKGNVAARCPCMPSSPSVVLNPSLVWPSLEVNKSPQIYHSATLPAKLKRSPDLHAQRPASSPEMRPNLSERRSSLSGPEGELEPSRDSSRFLSLNRNGIGGVPRVGTDVWLGSRCGTELFVQQTPNDCLCLSNTPSVARTEQPGMLSGGGGDPSAVLPRHVRTCASPTPPPPPAPPPSQPTSPPPPQSNISVNTSQSVPAQNLPLPLKQNHTIAQVSHPSDSNSSSLRRSRELRRSSNSLPTNSGSVEATFEKARATSMGRIQQGNIQASEPQLQRRPTKMRLSKSFSQGSMASHSSCWSISSKDSRGACAVVPKDTKQPKASQKLETSTWSCNGPFSSCFFKRKNQTEEDDGDIEGLRRRDLDEAGLSQDGTYPALETTEEHLYGEVLTNMTFRDRLARVGALKDRTYVFPADFSDVRRDAGELIALVRASVGHHGHRGGSPMQAQELTRYKQLLATDSKELGRACQRVAQAHGGPEEMLLAVACSFRVLCCVSEVCMCLLRGLGTSGAQEQREVIAKIDEVVVNYICLLRAAEAASGSAPGDQSVKALARHSSSMSAIANTLTRSLKTLLSK; translated from the exons CCACGTGTCCCACAGCAGCTCTCTGGAGGAGGTCCGAGTGGACGGGGGacaggctccgcctccagctCCGCCTCCAGTTCCGCGCCACGTGGAGATGAGGAGGGACCCCGTGCTGGGCTTCGGCTTCGTGGCGGGCAGCGAGAAGCCGGTGGTGGTGCGCTCTGTCACGCCAG GGGGCCCATCAGAAGGAAAACTAATCCCAGGTGATGAGATCATAATGATCAACGAAGAGACTGTTGCTTCAGTACCAAGAGAACGAGTTATTGACCTTGTCAG AAGTTGCAAGGAGTCAATCCTGTTGACTGTTGTTCAACCATACCCA TCTCCCAAATCAGCCTTTATCAGCgcagccaaaaaagccaaactgAAGTCTAACCCTGTCAAAGTGCGCTTCGCCGAGGAGGTCATCATCAACGGACAGGTTCCG GACACGGTGAAGGACAACTCGCTGCTGTTCATGCCAAACGTTCTGAAGGTGTACCTGGAGAACGGGCAGACCAAGTCTTTTCGCTTTGACAACAGCACCTCCATAAAG GATGTCCTGATGACCCTGCAGGAGAAGCTGTCCATCAAGAGCATCGAGCATTTCTCCCTCCTGCTGGAACAGAGCGGCGAGGGCTCGAGCGGCAGGACGCTGCTTCTGCACGAGCAGGAAATGCTCACTCAG GTTACGCAGAGGCCGGGGTCTCATAAGATGAAATGCTttttcagaatcagctttgttccAAAGGATCCAGTGGACCTTCTCAGAAGGGATGTGGTGGCCTTCGAATACCTCTATGTCCAG AGCTGCAACGACGTCGTCCTGGAACGTTTCGGCTCGGAGGTGAAGTACGACGCCGCTCTGCACCTCGCCGCCCTGCAGATGTACGTGCTCACACTTGCCACGCGGCCCACGCAGAAGGTCTCGCTCAAGTACATCCA GAAGCAGTGGGGTTTGGCGCTGTTCCTGCCTCCGTCAGTGCTCTCCAGCATGAAGGAGAAGAACATCAAGAAAGCCCTGACTCACATCCTGAAAACCAATCAGAACCTGATGCCTCCTGGAAAGAAG TTAACCGTTTTGCAAGCAAAGGTTCACTATTTAAAGTACCTTAGTGAACTGAGATTATATGGAGGAGGAGTATTCAAATCTGTCTTACTG CAAGGGGAGAAGCAGACAGATGTTACGTTACTGGTAGGACCAAGATATGGTATCAGTCACGTCATCAATGCCAAGACCAATCTGGTGGCTTTACTGGCAGACTTCAGCCATGTAAATCGCATCGAGATTCTCACAGAAGACGAGGTGAACGTGCGGGTGGAGTTACACGTTTTGGATGTCAAG CCTATTACATTAATAATGGAGTCCAGTGATGCCATGAACCTGGCTTGTCTGACAGCTGGATACTATCGACTTCTTGTGGATTCCAGACGCTCCATCTTCAACATGGTCCACAGTCCTGGAGGACTGGAAG GTCAGGATCATAGAGAAGTCGTCTGGCCGTACAGCACCTCTCTGGGTACCTGTGAAGGTCTGGACCTTCAAGCCAGCATGGGTTCATCTTATCAGACTGAATCTTACCAGACTGAATCTTATCAGACTGAATCAGATTGTCCGCAGGCTGGAGATGAAAGAACAAGCTCTCCTTGTGCCTCAAACGCCCCGATGCCCCGGTATCCAGTCCAAAGTGGAGAAAGGTCACCAGCTAGGAGCAGAagccccacacctccacctcttccACCCACAAGGCTTCGACCGCAGGACTCTCCCAGGAGTGCAAAGGTGTCATTCATATTCGGAGATCCGCCTTTACACAGCATAAGCCCTCAGAACCTCGGCTATCAGCTCCTCATGGACGAGAGTCCCGACACGATAGACAGTCCTGCTTTCACACACAGCAGCGACGGAAGTTTCAGGACTCCTGACGGCGCGCCGTTCGATATCCGGCCGCACGTCATCTACAGCAACATCGGCGAGGGGGAAATCTTCGACGGCGCTGAAGGCATCGAGGAGCCTCTCCTACGTGACCTATGCTACTCCGAGACCCCCGACGACGTGGAGGACGAGGACGAAGCCAGCTGCGAAGAAGACATGGCGGCGACGCCCGGGGACGCGGAGGCGGGGCCGCCCACCACCGAAGCCATGTTCCTTACTCTCTCTGGCTCCAGCGACGACATCATAGACCTGACCTCCCTACCGCCCCCCGAGGGAGACGAGGACGAGGACGAAAATGACGCGGATCTTCACTCCCTCAACATGGCCATCGCCGCACCCCCACCCGGCTTCCGGGACAGCTCGGACGAGGAAGGCACGGAGGGCAAAAACAGGCAGCAGGGCTCCTATGAGAACGACACCATTCCCGTCTCCCTGATTGACGCTGTACCCACAGGTGGAGAGGGCAGCGGGGTCGCAAACCTGAACCATGCTGTTGTTGACACGCTGCAAGCACTAGAAGCACTTGCTGAATCTGAGGggaccactcacacacagtctgGCAACAGCGCAG GTAATGGCATATCAAGAGCTTTCAGTCCAGAGTCCTCGTCAGATTCAGGAAATGAGACCAATTCCTCAGAGATGACAGAGAGTTCAGAACAGGTTGCAGCTAGCAGGCTCTCTGAGAACTCCATGCAGCTTCTTGTGGCCACCACAGAGGGTTATCAGCCCCTTAATGAGGAGAAGACAGAATTCCCCATCGCCCCTTACACTAGAGGGCCCATTCCGAAACCACCACGCACTGCCTCGCGCCCCAAAGAGGCAGAGTCAACATCTGCAACAGTGCCTTCAACGCAAAATCTAAAATCTTCTTCTCACAACCTAGAGATGGAGCCGGAAAGGATGGAGAACAAGTCCTTGAGGACTTACTTGGTCAAAGCTCACTCAAGCACGCTTTTGAACGCTGGCAAACAACTCAGAGCACCAGCAACTGGGGGGAAACGTCAGAAGAAAGTTGCAGAACACCCCGAGAAGTACAACACCTTCAGTGGAAGAGAAAGCAATAGAATGAGTCTGTTTGATGTCGAACGGACGTCTTTCTGCGAAAGGGTTCGAGGACGACAGCCTCCGCTTGAAGGTGCGTCTGTGACGAGTCAGGGTGCAGGGCCTCTTGGCCCAGGAGAGAGTTTAGCAGGTGGTAACAGTGGCCTGCAGACTAGACAAGGAGAGCAGCAGTGTAACGCTGGCCTTCTCTCCGCAACAACGACGCCTCCAGATCCCGCACACACTGAACTCCGCAGGCAGGAGCAGCAAGTCCGTCCACCACTGCGACAGGGCGTGGCGCGCCTGTGCGAGTACCACCTGGCCAAACGGATCTCAACTCTGCAGAGGGCATCTCCGGGTTCCCTGCAAAGTCCTCAGCGCTCCTGTCCGGATGCCGTTTGCAGCAGAGCGGGCAGCACCTGCGTGGGCCCAGGGGACTCGATACTCCGCGCTCCTGACCTCCCGCAACCTCTCTCTGAACCCACCACTTCCCTGTCGCTCTCGTCCAGAGAAACCCCTCACGGTGAACCTGCCCTCCTGAAGAAGATGCTTCCCAACGCACTTCCCCCCGGGTCAGAGCCGTCCCTCAGCGGCCGGCCGTCGAAAATCAAAGAAACCACAGGTACAGCTCAGAGGAGCAACCTTCTCGGTGATCTGCATGCAAACCACAGCAGCGTTAGAAGCCTTAACACAAAGCAGGACACTGAAGTTTACAGGCAGTTGATAAACTATTTAACAGTTAGCCAGATGCACCAGGGGAACAAGCTACATAAGACAGGAGTTGGGAGTGGATACAAGGACAGCAGAAGGCATGTCACAAATAATccactccttttagacatcgttaGACATAAAGGCAACGTTGCTGCTAGATGTCCCTGCATGCCTTCCTCTCCCTCGGTCGTCCTCAACCCAAGCCTAGTGTGGCCCTCTCTAGAAGTGAACAAAAGCCCTCAGATCTACCACTCGGCCACTTTGCCTGCTAAATTGAAGAGGAGTCCTGACTTGCATGCTCAGAGACCCGCCAGCAGTCCTGAAATGAGGCCCAACCTTTCCGAAAGGAGAAGTTCGCTCTCTGGCCCAGAGGGCGAGTTAGAGCCCAGCCGTGACTCCAGCCGGTTCCTGTCTCTGAACAGGAATGGCATCGGAGGCGTACCCCGCGTCGGCACAGATGTCTGGCTCGGGTCACGCTGCGGGACGGAGCTTTTCGTCCAACAGACGCCTAATGAttgtctttgtctctctaacACCCCTAGTGTAGCTCGAACAGAACAACCAGGAATGCtgtcaggaggaggaggagacccgTCTGCTGTTTTACCGAGGCACGTCAGAACCTGTGCAagccccacacctccaccgccACCAGCCCCACCCCCGTCACAGCCAACATCGCCTCCTCCGCCTCAGTCGAATATTTCAGTGAACACCAGCCAGAGTGTCCCAGCACAAAACCTGCCTCTCCCtctcaaacagaaccacacgaTCGCTCAAGTGTCCCATCCGTCTGACTCCAACAGCAGCAGTCTGAGACGGAGCAGAGAGCTCCGACGAAGTTCCAACAGTCTACCCACCAACTCTGGGAGTGTTGAAGCAACGTTTGAGAAAGCAAGAGCCACGTCGATGGGCAGAATCCAGCAGGGGAATATCCAAGCCTCGGAGCCACAGCTGCAGAGAAGACCTACCAAGATGAGGCTGTCGAAAAGCTTCTCGCAAGGCTCCATGGCTTCCCATAGCAGTTGTTGGTCTATAAGCAGTAAAGACAGCAGAGGAGCCTGTGCCGTCGTCCCAAAGGACACTAAGCAGCCGAAGGCCTCGCAGAAGCTGGAGACCAGTACCTGGAGCTGCAATGGTCCATTCAGCTCCTGCTTCTTCAAGAGGAAAAACCAGACTGAGGAGGACGATGGAGACATAGAGGGCTTAAGGAGACGAGACTTGGATGAGGCAGGACTCTCCCAGGATGGCACCTACCCTGCTCTAGAAACAACCGAAGAACATCTGTATGGGGAGGTCCTGACCAACATGACCTTCAGGGACAGACTGGCCCGTGTCGGTGCTCTGAAAGACCGCACGTACGTGTTTCCCGCCGACTTCTCCGATGTTCGGAGGGACGCGGGCGAGCTGATAGCCCTGGTGCGAGCCAGCGTTGGCCATCACGGCCACCGAGGAGGCTCACCGATGCAGGCGCAGGAGTTGACTCGGTACAAGCAGCTGCTGGCCACGGATTCCAAGGAACTGGGCCGGGCGTGCCAGAGGGTGGCCCAGGCCCACGGCGGCCCGGAGGAGATGCTGCTGGCCGTCGCATGCAGCTTCCGGGTGCTCTGCTGTGTGTCTGAGGTCTGTATGTGCCTGCTGCGTGGCCTGGGCACATCGGGGGCTCAAGAGCAGCGGGAGGTCATTGCCAAGATCGATGAGGTTGTCGTGAACTATATCTGCCTGCTCCGTGCCGCAGAGGCAGCCTCGGGAAGCGCCCCGGGGGACCAGAGTGTCAAGGCGCTCGCACGCCACTCCAGCTCCATGTCAGCGATCGCCAACACACTTACTCGCTCTCTTAAAACACTGCTCAGCAAGTAG